In the genome of Bradyrhizobium sp. CB3481, the window AAGCGTAATGGTTGGCTCCCTGTGACTGAAACCGTGACTATTCCGATCCCGCGCGGCGGCCTGGCGCGGATGTCGCGCCGGGTGATGAACTTAGGCCATCTCGCGACCCAGAATGCCCGCCGCCATGGCGATCGCGTCGGCTTCATCTGGGGCGACAAGTCCTGGACCTGGCGCCAGATCGATGCCGCCGTGTCGGCGCTGGCGGCTGGCCTTGCCGCGCGTGGGGTAGTCAAGGGCGACCGCATCCTGGTTCATTCCAAGAACTGCGACGAGATGTTCTGGTCGATGTTCGCGGCCTTCCGGCTCGGCGCGGTGTGGGTACCGACCAATTTCCGCCTGATGCCGGACGAGGTCGCCTATCTCGCCAGCGCCTCCGGCGCCAAGGCGTTTCTGTGCCATGGCGATTTTCCCGAGCATGCCGCGGCGGCGGCCAATCCGGCGCTCGAATTCATCTGGCGGATCGGCGAGGGCTCGCTCGGCGAGCGGGCGGTAAGCGATGTCATCGCGGCGCAGGCCGGCGTCAGGGTCGAGAACGCCGCGGTCGACTACGACGATCCGTGCTGGTTCTTCTTTACCTCGGGCACCACCGGGCGCTCCAAGGCGGCGGTGCTGACCCACGGCCAGATGGCCTTTGTCGTGACCAACCATCTTGCCGACCTGATGCCGGGCACGACGGAGATCGATGCCTCGCTGGTGGTCGCGCCGCTGTCGCATGGCGCTGGCGTACATCAGCTCGTGCAGGCGGCGCGCGGTGTGCCGACCATCCTGCTGCCGACGGAAAAGTTCGACATCGCCGAAGCGTTCCGGCTGATCGAGACGCATCGCGTCAGCAACCTGTTCACGGTCCCGACCATCTTGAAGATGATGGTCGAGCATCCGGCGGTCGACAAATACGACCATTCCTCGCTGCGCTTCGTGATTTATGCCGGCGCGCCGATGTACCGCGAGGATCAGAAGGCGGCGCTGAACAAGCTCGGCAAGGTGCTGGTGCAGTATTTCGGGCTCGGCGAGGTTACCGGCAATATCACGGTTATGCCGGCGATCCTGCACGATACCGAGGACGGCCCGCAGGTGCGCATCGGCACCTGTGGCTTCGAGCGCACGGGAATGCAGGTGTCGATCCAGGGCGACGACGGGCGCGAGCTCAAACCGTTCGAGACCGGCGAGATCTGCGTGATCGGGCCGGCCGTGTTCGCCGGCTATTTCGACAATCCCGAGGCGAACGCGAAGGCATTTCGCGACGGCTGGTTCCGTACCGGTGATCTCGGCCATATGGACGAGGAGGGCTTTGTCTACATCACCGGCCGTGCCTCTGACATGTACATCTCCGGCGGCTCCAACATCTATCCGCGCGAGGTCGAGGAGAAGATTCTCACCCATCCCGCGATCGGCGAGGTCGCCGTGCTCGGCGTGCCCGACCCGTTCTGGGGCGAGGTCGGCGTTGCCGTCTGCGTCGCGCGCGAGGGCGCTGCCGCCGTGAGCGAAGCGGAGCTCGCCGCGTTCCTGGCGCCGAAGGTGCCGCGCTACAAGATGCCGAAGCGCTTCTTCTTCTGGGAGGCGCTGCCGAAGTCCGGCTATGGCAAGATTCCGAAGCGGCTGGTCCGCGATGAACTGGAAGCGCGAGGGCAGCTTGATCTCATTGCCAAGTCGGGTGGCTGAGCCGATGCGCAGCATCGCGCAGCCGGGCACGCCCGTGCCCGAACGCATTCAATGGGTCGAGGCGCGCGGACGCGCATTCTCGTTCACGCTGCAGGCCGGCCTGCCGCTGCTCGAAGCCGCGCGCCGCGGCTTTGCCGACGCCGGATTTTCCGGCGGCGTTTTGAGCATGCGGGGAGGCGCGCTCGGGCCGTTCGCCTATGTGATGCCGGCGCTGTCGAAGACCGGCGCGAATGCGGCATTCTACAGCGATACCTTCCGGCCCTCCGGCATCACGCAGCTGAGGTGTGGCGCGATGACGCTCGGCGAGCGCGACGGCGCGCCGTTCTTCCATTGCCATGGGCTGTGGACCGAGACCGACGGCCATCTGCATGGCGGCCACATTCTGCCCGAGGAAAGCATCGTCGCCGAATCGTTCGCGGTGGAGGCGTTCGGCATCGATGGCGCGATGTTTACTGCAGAGCCTGACAGCGAAACCAATTTCAAGCTGTTCGGCCCTGTTGCGCGCGCCGCGACAGGTGCGAAGGCCGACAGCCGCGCTTTTGCGCTGCGGCTGCGGCCGAATCAGGATTTCGCCGCGGCGCTGGAGACGTTCTGCCGCCAGCATGGAATCCTGCGCGCGCGCATTCACGGCGGCGTCGGCTCCACGATCGGCGCGCATTTCATCGATGGCAGGAGCGTAGTGCCGTTTGCGACCGAGCTTGCGATCAAGGCCGGAAGCGTCGCGGCCGGCGCCGACGGCACGCTGCAGGCGGAGCTCGACATCGCACTGGTCGACTATCTCGGCGGCATCGCCGAAGGGCGGCTGATGCGCGGCGACAATCCGGTGCTGATGACGATGGAGCTGGTGCTGGAGGTGCTGTGACTGCGCACCTCATCACGGATTGTCGTGCCCCGCGAAGGCGCGGCACCCAGTACGCCGCGGCCCATCGATTTGATCACAGGCGTCTCTGGAATACTGGGTCACCCGCCCCAGTGCGCAATTGCGCACAAGGCGGGTGACGACAGTTCGAGTGGGGCGAGCCCTACGGTTCTCACCTGAAGTGATAGTTCACGCCAACCTTGATGGTGTGAAAGTCGATGGTACCGGAGTCTACCAACGGAGGGCCGCCGAAATTGTAGGCCTCGCTGCCGAGGCTGGTGAACATGTATTCGCCCTTGGCCGACCAGTTCGGCGCGAACATGTACTCGAGGCCGCCGCCGATGGTGTAGCCGGTATGAGTCTGGCTGTCCGAGAACGTCACGATGCCGTCCGAGATGGACCACTTCCTGTTGGCCCACGCATAACCGCCCTTGGCGTAGATCAGGGCGGCATCCATGGCGAAGCCGGCGCGGCCGGTCACGCTGCCGAATGAGTTGATCTTGGTTTCCTGCGTGACCAGGAAGCCGCCGGCGTCCTCGGTGAATCTGTCCTTGATGCTGGCGCCTGCGGCGTCGACTTCGACACCGAACACGAACTGGCTGCCCGGAAGCTGCCAGTTGTAGCCGACTGTGCCGCCGCCAAAGCCGCCGCTGCCAGCGTCGGTCTCCCAGCCATAGCCGCCCATCGCGCCGAGATAGAAGCCAGACCAATTGTACGCCGCAACCACCGCTGCCGGGGGAGCCTTGGCGTAGGGCCGCGCCGGCAGGTCGGCAGCCGAGGCCGCGGTCGCGACCGAAAGGGCCACACCAGCTAGAAGTAGTTGTTTCATATTCTGTCCCCTGTAGTTGAACACTCGTTTAATCCCCTGCGGGCCCCATCACGGACCGATTGAAGCGGCATGGTGACGTAACGTTCTTGGAAGCGGGCGCGAACGCGCCCAAAAGACTAGACTGCAAGCGACGTTTGCGCGGGTGTGACAACGTCGTTCGCTGATTAACTATAGGACATCCATGCCGGCAAAAATTGGACCGAAGCGCGTCCGCTCATTGACGTCGGCAGGTTGCTATTTCGACGGCAGTGCGGCGAGCTGTGGCGCGAAATGCGTTCGCGATTTGCGCGAGAGGCGAGGCGATGCGTTCGTATGATCGCGGTTGTTGGATTGCTTCGCTGCGCTCGCAATGACGAAGAAAATCGCGACGCACACGCCTCGTCATCCCCGCGCATGCGGGGATCCTGTACGCCGCGGCTTATCGGCTCAATCACTGTCCTCTCCGGAATACTGGATCGCCGTTTGCATCACCGCGGCTTGCGAACGTGAACGTTGATATCGAGATCGATATCGCTGACGCAGGTCTGTGTCGTGCGATGCGAGCGGCCTTCGTGCCAGCGGCCCTCGCGCGCATGGGCATCCTTGACGCCTGCCAGCTTCAGGCAGCGCCATTGCGGCAGAGGGCCTGAGCTTTCGCCGGCGAACTGCCAGGCCAGCACGACCTCTTCGCCGCTCTTGTTGGCGCCGATGATGTGCGGACATAGTTCGCGGCGGCGGCCGTCATAAAAGCAAACCACTTGCCGCGCGCTGAGGATAGCGTTGCGGAAGAAGACATAGGTGACGCTCGGCATTGGGTGTGCCATCTAGGATTGTAAGTTATTCCCTGTATAACCGTAACGAACGATTTTGTTTCCTTGAGATCTGAATCCAATGGCTTACAAACGCAATCGTACGATCAACCTGCCGGCGCCGTACCTGAGGCGAATCTGGCTCGAGCCCTCGCGCATCACAGATCGGGAATCCTATCCGTTCTGCCTGCCGTTGCTGCGCGACGATTTCGACCTGCGCTTCGAGCGGGCCACTACCATCATCGTCGGCGAGAACGGCACCGGCAAATCGACGCTGTTGGAAGGCATCGCGGCGCTGGCCGGCTATGATGAGGCCGGTGGTGGCAAGGGTTACATGCCGGTCGACCATTCATGGGCGCTGGAGAAAATGGGAGGCCAATTGTCCAGCGCGTTGCGGGCGAGTTGGCTGCCCAAGATCACCAATGGATGGTTCTTCCGCGCCGAAAGCTTTTTTTCGGTCGCCCGCTATCTGGACGAGATGGCCCAGCGATATCCGAGGGGAGGAGGCCCGCCACCCGATTTCCTCTCGCATTCCCACGGCGAAGGCTTTTTGCGCTTCTTCGAGGAACGCTGCCAGCGCCAGGGCATCTTCATCTTCGACGAGCCGGAATCGGCGCTGTCGCCCGGGCGTCAGATCGAGTTTTTGAAGCTGATGCGGCGGATGGAGGATATCGGCCATTGCCAGATCATCATGGCCACGCACTCGCCCATGCTGATGGCATACCCGAACGCGACGCTGCTGCGGCTGACGAAATACGGATTGGAGCCGGTGACGCTGAAGGATACCGACCACTACAAGGTCATGCGGGAGTTTTGCGAGGATCCGAAGGGATTCGTGGACGCGGCGATCGCGGAGTGAGGCGAGGTATTGACTTGCCGCACCAGCGGTTTCGCAACAGGGGCGCTTCCGGCCGATGCCACGAACCGGCCTTGTTTGCTGCGAGAATGCGGTAGGATAACAGCAAGCCCGCGCCGGCGGGCCGGTAAGACATTGGGGAAACGCATGAGAGCAACGATTGTAAGAGCTGCGGCAGTGATGGCGGCCCTGGGTGTAGTTGGGGCGGCTTTAACCGCGGCCTGGGCGCATGGGCCGACGCGCCAGAAGGTGCGGGAATCGATCGAGATCAACGCGCCGCCGGCGAAGGTGTGGGCCGCGATCGGCAATTTCCAGGACATGAGCTGGCTGCCGCCCGTCAGCAAGACCGAGGGCGACAAGGGCAATGCGATCGAGGCCACGCGGCGGCTGACGCTGGCCGGTGGAGCGACGGTCGATGAGGAGCTCTACAAATACGATGCCGAGAAGATGACCTATTCGTACCGGATCACCGCCGTCGACGTGAAGGTGCTGCCGGTCACCAACTATTCGTCCACCCTGACGGTTGCGCCGAGCGCCGACGGCAAGGGCAGCAGCCTGGAGTGGGCCGGTGCGTTCTATCGCGGCTTTCCCAACAACGATCCGCCGCCGGAGCTGAACGATCAGGCCGCGGTGAAGGCGGTGAGCGAGCTCTATAAAGCGGGTCTTGAGGCGCTGAAGAAAAAGGTCGAAAGCGGAAGCTGATCGTGCGGGGCCTCGCACTGGCGGCGCTCGTCGCCAGCATCGGCGCAACCTTGGCCGGGCAAGGTTGCGCGGAGGAGGCATTCGTCACCAATCAGCTCAGCGAAAACCTGACGATCGTCGACCTCGCGACGTCGCGGCCAGTCGCGACCATCGCGATCGGCGGCAAGCCGGCCGGCGTCGCTGTGACGCCAGATGGACGCTTCGCCTATGTGACAAGCCCCGACGCCAAGGCGGTTACGGTGGTCGATGCTGTCGCACGCCAGGTCGTCGGCAAGATCAATGTAAGCGGCGGCCCGCTCGGCGTTGCCGTGGCGCCGGATGGCACGGCTGTCTATGTCGCCGACTGGTACGCCGCGGCGGTGCGGGTGATCGATCCGAAGGAGCAACGCGTGGTCGCCGATATCGCGGTCGGCGCCTCGCCGTCGGGGCTTGCGGTAACGCCGGACGGGCGGCTGTTGCTCTCGGCCGACCGCGATGCCGACAGCGTCTCCGTCGTCGATACTTCGACACGCGAACGCCGGGCCACAATCAAGGTCGGCACGCGCCCGTTCGGCATCACCATCGATATGGAGGGGCGGCGCGCCTACACCGCCAATGTCGGATCGAACGACGTCTCCGTGATCGACATTGCCGGTCAAAAGGAGATCGGACGCGTCAAGACGGGTCTGCGCCCCTATGCCGTCGCGCTCGCCCAGGGCCGCGGGTTCGTCACCGACCAGTATGGCGGCACCGTCAGCGTGTTCGATCTCGCGAGCCTCGTGCCGGTCAAGCACATCAATGTCGGCGAGTATCCGGAGGGAATCGCGGCGACGGCGGACGGCCGGCAGATCGTGGTGGCAAACTGGGAGAGCAACTCGATCAGCATTATCGATGCGGCCGAGCTGAAGGTGACCGGCGAGATCAAGGTCGGCGACGGACCAAGGGCGTTCGGAATGTTTCTCAGGCGGTAGGTCGCGGGAAGGTGCGTAGGGCGGGTTAGCCCAACGGGTCCGCGTAACGCGCGGCCCGATGACAGGCTCCGGCGTAACCCGCCGCTCTCGCCGAGCGAGTGGCGTGGCGGATTACGCTTCGCTAATCCGCCCTACAAGCTATAATGCCGGGAAGCAGAGAAGACAGGGAGGTCACCATGCCGCATACCCTGGTGCCCAGTGACCGCGTCGAGCATGTCAGCGTCTACTGCCGCGACGGCACAAGGCTCGGCTCGATCGAACGCCTGATGCTCGACAAGACCAGCGGAACGGTCGCCTACGCCGTGATCAAGACCGGAGGCCTGCTCGGCAGCCACCACCATTGTCCGATAAGGTGGGACGCCCTCCGGTTTGATCCGGCACGTCAGGCCTACCAGACCGACGTCACGCCGGAAGACCTGCGCGCCGGTCCGTCGGAGCTGGATGACGACGCCTTTGATTGGGGCGACCGCTCGCGCCCGCATCCGCGTTACTGGGGCGTATAGTACGTCAGCGCGATTGCCGAAGGCGTGCTCGTGCTGGCGGCGAGAAAGAAAGTGACGGGTTGCTCTTCGGCAATCCGCACTACGTTTGCGGGCGTGAGCAGTATCAATAATCCGGATGGAGCGGACGAATGGACATTCGATCGACGCTGACGGAGCTATGTGAGGCCTTCAACGCGCACGATCTTGATCGCATCATGGCGTTCTTCTCTGACGATTGCATCCTGGAGATGCCAAGGGGAAACAGGCCTTGGGGCGCTCGTTTCGAGGGCAAGCGGAACGTGCGAGAAGCGTTGGCGACACGCTTCGAAGGCTTGCCTGATGTCCATTACGGCAACGGCGAACACTTCGTGGATTCGGCTGCCGATACCGGCATCTCGAGATGGACTCTCACCGGCACCACCCGCGAGGGAGTGAGAAAGGAGGTCCAAGGGTGCGACTTCTATACGTTTCGCAACGGCAAGGTGATCCGCAAGGATTCATATTGGAAGATCGTGGAGTAACAGAACCGCAGGTGGGTAGAGCGAAGCGAAACCCATCATTATTCTTTACCTTGTGGCAAAGTTGATGGGTATCGCTTCGCTCCACCCATCCTACGCGCTGGGGTGATCGGCGCCCCCGCGTTATTAGACGGTGTAGAGTTGCAGCGTCGGTAGGGGCTGTGGCCGCTGCTTCGAACAGGGAAGCTCAAAAGGCGTCTACTCCGCCGCCTCACTAGCCCCCGCACTCTTCCGCGGCTTGCCATCCGCCTTCTTCAGCACCGGTGCCAAAAACTTCCCCGTATAGCTCCGCGGCGCTTTCACGATGTCCTCGGGCGGCCCCCAAGCCACGATCTCTCCGCCGCCGTCGCCGCCTTCTGGGCCGAGGTCGATGACCCAGTCGGCGGTCTTGATGACTTCGAGGTTGTGCTCGATGACGACGACCGTGTTGCCTTGCGCGACCAGCTCGTGCAGCACCTCCAGGAGTTTGGCGACGTCGTGGAAGTGCAGGCCGGTGGTCGGCTCGTCCAGGATATAGAGCGTGCGGCCGGTGGCGCGCTTTGACAGTTCTTTCGCCAACTTGACGCGCTGGGCTTCGCCGCCGGACAGCGTCGTCGCCTGCTGGCCGACATGGATATAGTCCAAGCCGACGCGGTGCAGCGTCTTGAAGGTCTCGCGCACGCGCGGGACGGCCTTGAAGAATTCGGCGGCTTCTTCCACCGTCATGTCGAGCACATCAGAGATCGACTTGCCCTTGAACAGGACTTCCAGGGTCTCGCGGTTGTAGCGCTTGCCCTTGCAGGTGTCACAGGTGACGTAGACGTCGGGCAGAAAGTGCATCTCGATCTTGATGACGCCGTCGCCCTGGCAAGCCTCGCAGCGGCCGCCCTTGACGTTGAAGGAGAAGCGGCCGGGCTCGTAACCGCGCGCCTTGGCTTCGGGCAGGCCGGCGAACCATTCGCGGATCGGCGTGAAGGCGCCAGTATAGGTCGCCGGGTTGGAGCGCGGGGTACGGCCGATCGGGGACTGGTCGATGTCGATGATCTTGTCGATATGCTCGAGACCCTCGATGCGGTCGTGCGGCGCGGCGCCCTCGCTGGCGTTGTTCAGCTTTCGCGCGATGGCGCGGTAGAGCGTGTCGATCAACAGCGTCGACTTGCCGCCGCCGGAGACGCCGGTGACGCAGGTGAAGAGTCCCAGCGGAATTTCCGCCGAGACATTTTTGAGGTTATTGCCGCGGGCGTTGACGACCTTGATGGTGCGCCGATGGTTCGGCGGCCGACGCTCGGGGATCGGCACCGATAACTCCCCCGTGAGATATTTGCCGGTCAGCGACTTCGGATTGCGCATGATGTCTGATGGCGTGCCCTGCGCCACGATGTGGCCGCCATGCATGCCGGCGCCGGGGCCGATGTCGAGCACGTAGTCGGCGAGGCGGATCGCGTCCTCATCATGCTCGACGACGATCACGGTATTGCCGAGGTCGCGCAGCCGCTTTAGCGTTTCCAACAGTCGCGCGTTGTCGCGCTGGTGCAGGCCAATCGAAGGCTCGTCCAGCACGTAGAGCACGCCTGTGAGCCCCGAGCCGATCTGCGATGCCAAACGGATGCGCTGGCTCTCGCCGCCGGACAGCGTACCGGAGGAGCGGGAGAGCGTGAGATAGTTCAGCCCGACATCGAGCAGGAAGGACAGCCGCTCGCGGATCTCCTTCAGCACGCGTCCGGCGATCTCGTTCTGCTGCGCGTTAAGCGCCTTCGGGACGCTTTCAAACCATTCGCCGGCGCGCTTCACCGAGAGTTCGGAGATCTCGCCGATATGCTTGCCGCCGATCTTGACGCAGAGCGCCTCCGGCTTGAGGCGGTGGCCGTTGCAGCCCGCACAGGGGATGTCGGAGAAATACTTGGCCAGTTCCTCGCGCGCCCATTCGCTCTCGGTCTCGCGGTAGCGGCGCTCGAGATTGGTGATGACGCCCTCGAACGGTTTCTTGGTGTCGTAGGAGCGCACCCCGTCCTCATAGGAGAACTTGATCTCGTCGTCGCCGGAGCCGTACAGCAGCGCGGCCTGCGTCTTCTTCGGCAGGTCCTTCCACTTGGTATCGAGCGTGAACTTGTAGAACTTGCCGAGCGCGGTCAGCGTCTGGATGTAATAGGGCGAGGAGGACTTGGCCCACGGCGCAATCGCGCCCTTGCGCAGGGTCAGCTCCTTGTCGGGGATGACGAGGTCTTCGTCGATATGCTGCTCGACGCCGAGGCCGCCGCAGGCTGGGCAGGCGCCATAGGGGTTGTTGAACGAGAACAGCCGCGGCTCGATCTCGGGGATCGTGAAGCCTGATACGGGGCAGGCGAATTTTTCCGAGAACAGGATGCGCTCGGGCCCGCTCTTGTCGTGGATCTTGGCGGTCTTCTTGTCGGACTTCTTCTCCTCGGTCGCCGCCGGCGCGTCGGCATATTCGATCACAGCCAAGCCTTCGGCGAGCTTGAGCGCAGTCTCAAAGCTCTCAGCGAGGCGCTGGCCGAGGTCGGGGCGCACCACGATGCGGTCGACCACGACGTCGATGTCGTGCGGGAATTTCTTGTCGAGGGTAGGCGGGTCCGACAGTTCATAGAAGGTGCCGTCGATCTTGACGCGCTGAAAGCCCTTCTTGAGCCATTCGGAGAGCTCCTTCTTGTACTCGCCCTTGCGGCCGCGCACGACCGGCGCCAGCAGATAGAGGCGGATGCCCTCAGGCAGCGTCAGCACGCGGTCGACCATCTGCGAGACCACCTGGCTTTCAATCGGCAGTCCCGTGGCCGGCGAATAGGGCACGCCGACGCGCGCCCATAAGAGGCGCATGTAGTCGTAGATCTCCGTGACGGTGCCGACGGTCGAGCGGGGATTCTTGGACGTCGTCTTCTGCTCGATCGAGATCGCCGGCGACAGCCCGTCGATCTGGTCGACATCCGGCTTCTGCATCATCTCCAGGAACTGGCGCGCATAGGCCGAGAGCGATTCGACGTAGCGGCGCTGACCCTCGGCATAGATGGTGTCGAAGGCGAGCGAGGATTTGCCGGAGCCGGAAAGGCCGGTGAACACGACGAGTTTGTCGCGGGGAATCTCGAGATCGACGTTCTTGAGATTATGCTCGCGCGCCCCGCGAATGGTGATCGCACGCGATGCGGAGCCGGCGGTCTGTTGGCGCTTCGCCCTTAGCACTTCATCCATATCGGCATTTCCAGGCGCGCAGGTCGCGCACCGAGTTGGGCGCGCATGGCCAGGCGGGAAACCGGGATCAGGCGCCGATGATTGAAAGTCGGAACATAGGAAGAACGGTAAGGAATTTCCAGTGCCGTGCGCGAATCATCAACGGATTGTTTTGCGCTATCAGTGTTTTGGCAGCAGCGGTCAGCAGGTGGATGCGGAATGGCGCAAAAGAAAAGCCTCCGTTCCGGATGTGGAACGGAGGCTGTTTAGCAAGAAAGCTGAAGGCTCTTGTTTGAACGCGGTTCTTGAAGGAGCGGCGATAGCTTCTCCGGTCGCGCACTTAGAAGTGGTAGTTCACACCAACTTGGACGCTGTGCAGGTTGAGTTCTCCGGTCGCCAAGCCCCCTGGAACGGCGGCGGTGAAGTAGTTCTGGCTCTCGAAGCTGCGATAGAGGTACTCGGCCTTGACCGACCACTTCGGCGCGAACATCACCTCGACACCGGCACCAGCGGCCCATCCGGAGTGGATCTTGCTGTCCGATACGCTCGCGCCAAGCGCCGAGAGTGTCAGGCGATTGTCGGCCCAAGCATAGCCGGCGGTGCCGTAGACCAGTACTTGGTCGAAAGCGTAGCCGACGCGGCCACGCACCGTGCCCATGTCGCGGATCCGGGTCTCGACCGCGGCGACAGCCGGGTTGCCCACCCTTGCGCCGATATCTGCCCAGGCGGCATCGGCCTCGATGCCGAGAACGACGTTGCCCATCTGCCAGTTGTAACCAGCAGTGCCGCCGGCGAAACCGCCGCTGATTGAGCCGATGCCATCGCCGTTTTCGCTGGCGTAGCCGCCCATCGCGCCGAGGTAGAAGCCGGTCCAGTTGTTGATCGCAATCGCTGCGGCGGGCGCCTTGGTATAGGGTCTTGCACCAAGATCGGCGGCGATCGCGGGCGCCATCCCAAGCGCGATCAAGCCAGTGGTCGTCAGCAGAATCTTTTTCACTTTTCTTTCCTTTCGCGGCTCTCGAACGCAACTCCCTCAGCCGTCAATTTGAGGTTGCTCCTGCGTATAGCCGAGGTGCCGCCGGATTCCTGTCTCCCGAAAACCACATCCGCGGCAAATGTAGGTAATATGCAACCGTCGCGAGTGGCACGGTTCCAAAATACAACCAAACAAAAAGGCCGGCGTAACGCCGGCCTTTCCGTATTCCCGTGTTGCAGCAGTGATCAGTACTTTGCGATGACCGGGCCGCCCCAGCGATAGTTGACGCGAACGGTGACGAGATCGACGTCCTGGCGGATCCGATCGCTGCCGAAGGGGAGGGCCCCCACGGTGGTGACAAAGTTGTGGGTGCGGTCCTGCATGAACAGATGGTTGTATTCGACACCGGCCGACCAGTTGGGAGCAAAGCCGAATTCAAGGCCCGCACCGACCACGCCACCCCAGCGGGTGTCGTCACCGGTGGTAGCAACCACGGCGTTCGTCGCAGCATCACGGATGCGGAAGCGATCCGCCGTAACGGCCGCACCGCCCTTGACATAGAACAGAACGTTATTGGCGGCCCAGCCGACCTGGCCCGTGATCAGGCCGAACGCATCGATGCGCGATTCGTTGCGGAGCGTCGCATCGAACAGGCTCACATTGCTGCCCCTGAAGTCGGCCCAGTTGCCCTGGCCTTCAAGGCCGAACACCCAGGTGCCGGTCTGCCAGCGATAACCGAGCTGACCGCCGGCGGTGCCGCCGGTTGCGTCGTGGCAGCCTTCGGGAAAGGCCGGAACGACAGGAGCCACGCCGTCATTGGTGAGATCCCAACACTTGTGGCTCGAACCCCAACCGCCGTTGGCGCCGATGTAGAAGCCGCTCCAGTCATACACAGCAGCGATCGGAGCAGGCGGCGCCTTGGTGTAGGGGCGCGCCGCAAGGTCGGCGGCCGCTGCAGGCGCGGCGAACGCGATGAAAGCAACTGTACCCAATAGAACCTTCTTCATGGTGTCTATCTCCAGATATTGTCCGCTTCTGTGGTCCCCGAAGCGTCCGTGGTGACGCGAGCGCCGCGCCGCTGGATGTATTTGATATCGCGACTCGCCCAGAAATGGCGTCTCCAAAAAGCCACACCGAAAAACCAAGTGTGTGGAACCAAGCTAATGATTT includes:
- a CDS encoding acyl-CoA synthetase, giving the protein MNLGHLATQNARRHGDRVGFIWGDKSWTWRQIDAAVSALAAGLAARGVVKGDRILVHSKNCDEMFWSMFAAFRLGAVWVPTNFRLMPDEVAYLASASGAKAFLCHGDFPEHAAAAANPALEFIWRIGEGSLGERAVSDVIAAQAGVRVENAAVDYDDPCWFFFTSGTTGRSKAAVLTHGQMAFVVTNHLADLMPGTTEIDASLVVAPLSHGAGVHQLVQAARGVPTILLPTEKFDIAEAFRLIETHRVSNLFTVPTILKMMVEHPAVDKYDHSSLRFVIYAGAPMYREDQKAALNKLGKVLVQYFGLGEVTGNITVMPAILHDTEDGPQVRIGTCGFERTGMQVSIQGDDGRELKPFETGEICVIGPAVFAGYFDNPEANAKAFRDGWFRTGDLGHMDEEGFVYITGRASDMYISGGSNIYPREVEEKILTHPAIGEVAVLGVPDPFWGEVGVAVCVAREGAAAVSEAELAAFLAPKVPRYKMPKRFFFWEALPKSGYGKIPKRLVRDELEARGQLDLIAKSGG
- a CDS encoding DUF296 domain-containing protein, with product MRSIAQPGTPVPERIQWVEARGRAFSFTLQAGLPLLEAARRGFADAGFSGGVLSMRGGALGPFAYVMPALSKTGANAAFYSDTFRPSGITQLRCGAMTLGERDGAPFFHCHGLWTETDGHLHGGHILPEESIVAESFAVEAFGIDGAMFTAEPDSETNFKLFGPVARAATGAKADSRAFALRLRPNQDFAAALETFCRQHGILRARIHGGVGSTIGAHFIDGRSVVPFATELAIKAGSVAAGADGTLQAELDIALVDYLGGIAEGRLMRGDNPVLMTMELVLEVL
- a CDS encoding outer membrane protein — protein: MKQLLLAGVALSVATAASAADLPARPYAKAPPAAVVAAYNWSGFYLGAMGGYGWETDAGSGGFGGGTVGYNWQLPGSQFVFGVEVDAAGASIKDRFTEDAGGFLVTQETKINSFGSVTGRAGFAMDAALIYAKGGYAWANRKWSISDGIVTFSDSQTHTGYTIGGGLEYMFAPNWSAKGEYMFTSLGSEAYNFGGPPLVDSGTIDFHTIKVGVNYHFR
- a CDS encoding AAA family ATPase; the encoded protein is MAYKRNRTINLPAPYLRRIWLEPSRITDRESYPFCLPLLRDDFDLRFERATTIIVGENGTGKSTLLEGIAALAGYDEAGGGKGYMPVDHSWALEKMGGQLSSALRASWLPKITNGWFFRAESFFSVARYLDEMAQRYPRGGGPPPDFLSHSHGEGFLRFFEERCQRQGIFIFDEPESALSPGRQIEFLKLMRRMEDIGHCQIIMATHSPMLMAYPNATLLRLTKYGLEPVTLKDTDHYKVMREFCEDPKGFVDAAIAE
- a CDS encoding SRPBCC family protein, coding for MRATIVRAAAVMAALGVVGAALTAAWAHGPTRQKVRESIEINAPPAKVWAAIGNFQDMSWLPPVSKTEGDKGNAIEATRRLTLAGGATVDEELYKYDAEKMTYSYRITAVDVKVLPVTNYSSTLTVAPSADGKGSSLEWAGAFYRGFPNNDPPPELNDQAAVKAVSELYKAGLEALKKKVESGS
- a CDS encoding cytochrome D1 domain-containing protein; translated protein: MRGLALAALVASIGATLAGQGCAEEAFVTNQLSENLTIVDLATSRPVATIAIGGKPAGVAVTPDGRFAYVTSPDAKAVTVVDAVARQVVGKINVSGGPLGVAVAPDGTAVYVADWYAAAVRVIDPKEQRVVADIAVGASPSGLAVTPDGRLLLSADRDADSVSVVDTSTRERRATIKVGTRPFGITIDMEGRRAYTANVGSNDVSVIDIAGQKEIGRVKTGLRPYAVALAQGRGFVTDQYGGTVSVFDLASLVPVKHINVGEYPEGIAATADGRQIVVANWESNSISIIDAAELKVTGEIKVGDGPRAFGMFLRR
- a CDS encoding PRC-barrel domain-containing protein, whose translation is MPHTLVPSDRVEHVSVYCRDGTRLGSIERLMLDKTSGTVAYAVIKTGGLLGSHHHCPIRWDALRFDPARQAYQTDVTPEDLRAGPSELDDDAFDWGDRSRPHPRYWGV
- a CDS encoding nuclear transport factor 2 family protein, with the translated sequence MDIRSTLTELCEAFNAHDLDRIMAFFSDDCILEMPRGNRPWGARFEGKRNVREALATRFEGLPDVHYGNGEHFVDSAADTGISRWTLTGTTREGVRKEVQGCDFYTFRNGKVIRKDSYWKIVE